One Micromonospora eburnea genomic region harbors:
- a CDS encoding TetR/AcrR family transcriptional regulator: protein MSSDGRVARGERTRSAALDAAVALATEAGLHGLSLAQLADALGVSKSGLFAHWRSKEALQLATVDRAVAQWQERIVHPGLRAPRGVRRLRALHEARIDFYAARVLPGGCFFANTEFEYNARPGPVRDRLAEAFGQWAAFLERLVQEAVDVGELPADVDVPQLAYEIDSLGISAVMRSRLLDPDTAYRHARQCLLNRLRALCPDPTLLPEGLS from the coding sequence ATGTCCTCCGACGGCCGCGTCGCCCGCGGCGAGCGCACCCGCAGCGCGGCCCTGGACGCCGCCGTGGCCCTGGCCACCGAGGCCGGCCTGCACGGGCTCTCCCTCGCGCAGCTCGCGGACGCCCTCGGGGTCAGCAAGTCCGGCCTGTTCGCGCACTGGCGCTCCAAGGAGGCGCTCCAGCTCGCCACCGTCGACCGGGCCGTCGCGCAGTGGCAGGAGCGGATCGTCCACCCCGGCCTGCGCGCCCCACGGGGCGTCCGGCGACTGCGGGCCCTGCACGAGGCCCGGATCGACTTCTACGCCGCCCGGGTGCTCCCCGGGGGCTGCTTCTTCGCGAACACGGAGTTCGAGTACAACGCCCGCCCTGGCCCGGTCCGGGACCGGCTCGCAGAGGCGTTCGGCCAGTGGGCCGCCTTCCTCGAACGCCTCGTCCAGGAGGCCGTCGACGTCGGCGAACTCCCCGCCGACGTGGACGTCCCGCAGCTGGCGTACGAGATCGACTCGCTCGGGATCAGCGCCGTGATGCGCTCCCGGCTGCTCGACCCGGACACCGCCTACCGGCACGCCCGTCAGTGCCTGCTCAACCGGCTACGGGCGCTGTGCCCCGATCCGACCCTGCTACCGGAAGGTCTGTCATGA
- a CDS encoding M23 family metallopeptidase has translation MRSRSTGRRACAAYPVLLLLLPALAAGCAPADRPGATSGNVWQSPRAPATAAQPARTAAPSDSPSPTRAAPQHVFPVRANNVAYHPTHSAYPGTDIFANCGTPFVAVTDGRILEVSRVDRFDKRGPLGPNNGGLSVSLLGDDGVRYYGSHLSAIATGIDPDVRVHAGQPLGKVGRTGNANNVCHLHFGISPECQGHDDWWIRRGVIWPAKYLDSWRKQGNRGPAAEVTGWQRDHGCPKAPAKPGGGG, from the coding sequence ATGCGCTCGCGATCGACCGGACGCCGCGCGTGCGCGGCGTACCCGGTTCTGTTGCTGCTCCTACCGGCCCTGGCCGCCGGGTGCGCCCCCGCCGACCGGCCCGGAGCCACCTCGGGCAACGTGTGGCAGAGCCCGAGAGCCCCGGCCACCGCCGCGCAGCCCGCCAGGACAGCCGCGCCGTCGGACTCCCCCTCCCCGACGCGGGCGGCCCCACAGCACGTCTTCCCGGTACGCGCGAACAACGTCGCCTACCACCCGACGCACTCGGCGTACCCGGGGACGGACATCTTCGCCAACTGCGGCACCCCGTTCGTCGCGGTCACCGACGGCCGGATCCTCGAGGTGAGCCGGGTGGACCGGTTCGACAAGCGGGGCCCGCTCGGGCCCAACAACGGGGGCCTGTCGGTGTCCCTGCTGGGCGACGACGGGGTCCGCTACTACGGGTCGCACCTGAGCGCCATCGCCACCGGCATCGACCCGGACGTACGCGTCCACGCCGGCCAGCCGCTCGGCAAGGTCGGCCGCACCGGCAACGCCAACAACGTCTGTCACCTGCACTTCGGCATCTCCCCGGAGTGTCAGGGGCACGACGACTGGTGGATCCGCCGGGGTGTGATCTGGCCGGCGAAATACCTGGACTCATGGCGGAAGCAGGGCAACCGCGGACCGGCCGCCGAGGTGACCGGCTGGCAGCGCGACCACGGCTGCCCGAAGGCCCCGGCGAAGCCCGGCGGCGGGGGCTGA
- a CDS encoding nucleoside deaminase: MRRALEVAVTGPDSGPATDGEAAVEDVPVGAVVYGPDGAELAIGRNERELTGDPTAHAEVLALRRAAERLGRWRLADCTLVVTLEPCTMCAGAISLARISTVVFGAWEPKTGAVGSLWDVLRDRRLTHRPEVYAGVLETESATLLRAFFR, encoded by the coding sequence ATGCGCCGGGCGCTGGAGGTCGCGGTGACCGGCCCGGACAGCGGCCCGGCGACGGACGGCGAGGCCGCGGTGGAGGACGTCCCCGTCGGTGCGGTCGTCTACGGTCCGGACGGCGCCGAGCTGGCCATCGGGCGCAACGAGCGGGAGCTGACCGGAGACCCGACCGCCCACGCCGAGGTGCTGGCGCTGCGCCGGGCCGCCGAGCGCCTGGGGCGGTGGCGGTTGGCGGACTGCACCCTGGTGGTGACGCTGGAACCGTGCACGATGTGCGCGGGCGCGATCTCCCTGGCCCGGATCTCCACCGTGGTCTTCGGCGCGTGGGAGCCGAAGACGGGCGCGGTGGGGTCGCTCTGGGACGTGCTGCGCGACCGTCGCCTCACCCACCGCCCCGAGGTCTACGCCGGCGTCCTGGAGACGGAGAGCGCCACCCTGCTACGCGCCTTCTTCCGGTAA
- the deoD gene encoding purine-nucleoside phosphorylase, protein MSTHIGAEPGEIAERVLMPGDPLRAKWIAETYLEDARCYTTVRGMLGFTGRWKGVEVSVQGSGMGMPSASIYAHELINEYGVKTLIRVGSCGALREDLQLRDVIAAIGSSTDSNMNRMRFDGLIDYAPVADFGLLRTSVEVAERAGITMHVGPILAADAFYTDRPDLYDTLADYGVLAVEMESAALYTIAARFKARALTILTVSDHIKTGEKTTAAEREQTFSQMVEVALDTVIA, encoded by the coding sequence ATGAGTACGCACATCGGCGCTGAGCCGGGAGAGATCGCCGAGCGGGTCCTGATGCCGGGCGACCCGCTGCGGGCCAAGTGGATCGCGGAGACCTACCTCGAAGACGCCCGCTGCTACACGACGGTCCGCGGCATGCTGGGCTTCACCGGCCGCTGGAAGGGCGTCGAGGTCTCGGTCCAGGGCTCCGGCATGGGCATGCCCTCCGCCTCCATCTACGCGCACGAGCTGATCAACGAGTACGGTGTGAAGACCCTGATCCGGGTCGGCTCCTGCGGCGCCCTCCGCGAGGACCTCCAGCTGCGGGACGTGATCGCCGCGATCGGCTCGTCCACCGACTCGAACATGAACCGGATGCGCTTCGACGGGCTGATCGACTACGCCCCGGTGGCCGACTTCGGGCTGCTGCGTACCTCGGTCGAGGTCGCGGAGCGGGCCGGCATCACCATGCACGTCGGCCCGATCCTGGCGGCGGACGCCTTCTACACCGACCGCCCCGACCTCTACGACACCCTGGCCGACTACGGCGTGCTCGCGGTGGAGATGGAGTCCGCCGCGCTCTACACGATCGCGGCCCGGTTCAAGGCCCGCGCGCTGACCATCCTGACCGTCAGCGACCACATCAAGACCGGCGAGAAGACCACCGCCGCCGAGCGCGAGCAGACCTTCAGCCAGATGGTCGAGGTCGCCCTCGACACCGTCATCGCCTGA
- a CDS encoding PHP domain-containing protein: protein MTARDPIVDLRRIAFLLEKANEATYRVRAFRSAANALAALPAGEVTERARTGKLTELAGVGDVTARCVVESLAGEEPVYLRRLVATEGTDLDAAAAALRDALRGDCHTHSDWSDGGSPIEEMALAAVELGHEYLVLTDHSPRLKVARGLTAERLRKQLDHVAAVNDALPKGFRILTGIEVDILADGSLDQDEELLARLDVVVGSVHSGLNDDRAKMTRRMLTAVANPHLDILGHCTGRMVSSRPAGVTGPGDRGHRARTRAESDFDADAVFAACAEHGVAVEINSRPERQDPPKRLIRRALEAGCRFAINTDAHAPGQLDWQRFGCQRAALCGVPANRVVNTWKADRLVRWARTRR from the coding sequence ATGACTGCCCGGGATCCCATCGTCGACCTGCGTCGGATCGCGTTCCTGTTGGAGAAGGCGAACGAGGCCACCTACCGGGTCCGGGCGTTCCGGTCGGCGGCCAACGCGCTCGCCGCGCTGCCCGCCGGGGAGGTGACCGAGCGGGCGCGCACCGGCAAGCTGACCGAGTTGGCCGGGGTCGGTGACGTCACCGCCCGCTGCGTGGTCGAGTCGCTGGCCGGCGAGGAGCCGGTCTACCTGCGCCGGCTGGTCGCCACCGAGGGCACCGACCTGGACGCGGCCGCCGCGGCGCTGCGGGACGCGCTGCGCGGCGACTGCCACACCCACTCCGACTGGTCGGACGGCGGCTCGCCGATCGAGGAGATGGCCCTGGCGGCGGTCGAGCTGGGGCACGAGTATCTGGTGCTGACCGACCACTCGCCCCGGCTAAAGGTGGCCCGGGGGCTGACCGCGGAGCGGCTGCGCAAGCAGCTCGACCACGTGGCCGCGGTGAACGACGCGCTGCCGAAGGGTTTCCGCATCCTCACCGGCATCGAGGTGGACATCCTCGCCGACGGGTCGCTGGACCAGGATGAGGAGCTGCTGGCCCGGCTCGACGTGGTGGTCGGCTCGGTGCACAGCGGCCTGAACGACGACCGGGCGAAGATGACCCGGCGGATGCTCACCGCCGTCGCCAACCCGCACCTGGACATCCTCGGCCACTGCACCGGCCGGATGGTGTCGTCCCGGCCGGCCGGGGTGACGGGGCCGGGCGACCGGGGGCACCGGGCGCGCACCCGCGCCGAGAGCGACTTCGACGCGGACGCCGTCTTCGCGGCCTGTGCCGAACACGGGGTGGCGGTCGAGATCAACTCCCGCCCGGAGCGGCAGGACCCGCCGAAGCGGCTGATCCGCCGCGCCCTGGAGGCCGGCTGCCGGTTCGCCATCAACACCGACGCGCACGCCCCCGGCCAGTTGGACTGGCAGCGCTTCGGCTGCCAACGCGCGGCGCTCTGCGGCGTACCGGCGAACCGGGTGGTCAACACCTGGAAAGCGGATCGCCTGGTCAGGTGGGCCCGCACCCGCCGCTGA
- a CDS encoding acyl-CoA thioesterase: MSHATVDRPAVEFGHVEHVPVHFDDLDAMGILHNARYAVLLERALAPYWAERGIAFRGGRRSAPDAFHAVREFTISYRAPVSGAGPVAVHFWLDHFGTSSARYAFEFRSVDGGTLHADGTRSIVRLDPATMRPTAWTEAAQAVAATLLRP; the protein is encoded by the coding sequence ATGAGCCACGCCACCGTCGACCGCCCCGCCGTCGAGTTCGGCCACGTCGAGCACGTTCCGGTGCACTTCGACGACCTCGACGCCATGGGCATCCTGCACAACGCCCGGTACGCGGTGCTGCTGGAACGGGCCCTGGCGCCGTACTGGGCCGAGCGCGGCATCGCCTTCCGCGGCGGGCGGCGCAGCGCCCCGGACGCGTTCCACGCGGTACGCGAGTTCACCATCAGCTACCGGGCGCCGGTCAGCGGCGCCGGGCCGGTGGCAGTGCACTTCTGGCTCGACCACTTCGGCACCAGCAGCGCCCGGTACGCCTTCGAGTTCCGCTCGGTGGACGGCGGCACCCTGCACGCCGACGGCACCCGGTCGATCGTCCGGCTCGACCCGGCGACCATGCGCCCGACCGCGTGGACCGAGGCCGCCCAAGCCGTCGCCGCCACTCTCCTGCGCCCGTAA
- a CDS encoding DUF885 domain-containing protein: MGRIDDLANRYVADWATLSPTGATYVGIAGYDNQLDDLSPDGYAARTDLVRRTLTDLDATEPDSEAERTAKEAMQERLGLELARHDAGETTSEVNVIASALHNIRMVFDLMPAESDDAKANIAARLNGFAGALEGYKRTLRESAAAGKISSQVQLVEVAKQCDIWTDPNGDNFFHGLAERLGADGTLGAELRKGAAAATAATAEFGQFLRTELAPHGRQKQAAGRERYELASQYFLGAKVDLDETYAWGFAELARLESEMRAVAARIVGPGATIDDAVTALDADPARTIQGKEAFRDWMQALADKAISELHGTHFDIPEQVRRIECCLAPTSDGAIYYTGPSEDFSRPGRMWWAVPQGVTDFSTWREVTTVYHEGVPGHHLQVAQTAVRAGLLNRWQRLLCWVSGHGEGWALYSERLMDELGYLEDPGDKLGMLDGQAFRAARVIVDIGMHLELEIPRDNPFGFHPGERWTPELGWEFMRAHCRVPDENLRFELNRYLGWPGQAPSYKVGERIWLQAREEAKARKGADFDLKEFHRQALDLGSLGLDPLRRALSRL, translated from the coding sequence GTGGGACGAATCGATGACCTCGCCAACCGGTACGTGGCCGACTGGGCCACGCTGAGCCCGACCGGTGCCACCTACGTCGGCATCGCCGGCTACGACAACCAGCTCGACGACCTTTCCCCGGACGGATACGCGGCCCGTACGGACCTGGTTCGACGCACCCTGACCGACCTCGACGCGACCGAGCCGGACTCGGAGGCCGAGCGGACCGCCAAGGAGGCGATGCAGGAGCGCCTCGGCCTGGAGCTCGCCCGGCACGATGCCGGCGAGACCACCAGCGAGGTCAACGTCATCGCCAGCGCGCTGCACAACATCCGCATGGTCTTCGACCTCATGCCGGCCGAGAGCGACGACGCCAAGGCCAATATCGCCGCCCGGCTCAACGGCTTCGCCGGCGCCCTGGAGGGCTACAAGCGCACCCTGCGTGAGTCGGCCGCCGCCGGCAAAATCAGCTCGCAGGTGCAGCTCGTCGAGGTCGCCAAACAGTGCGACATCTGGACCGACCCGAACGGCGACAACTTCTTCCACGGCCTGGCCGAGCGGCTCGGGGCCGACGGCACGCTCGGCGCCGAGCTGCGTAAGGGCGCCGCCGCCGCGACCGCGGCCACCGCCGAGTTCGGGCAGTTCCTCCGCACCGAACTGGCCCCGCACGGCCGGCAGAAGCAGGCCGCCGGGCGGGAGCGGTACGAGCTGGCCTCGCAGTACTTCCTCGGCGCCAAGGTCGACCTCGACGAGACGTACGCCTGGGGTTTCGCGGAGCTGGCCCGCCTGGAGAGCGAGATGCGGGCGGTGGCCGCCCGGATCGTCGGGCCGGGCGCGACCATCGACGACGCCGTGACCGCGCTGGACGCCGACCCGGCCCGCACCATTCAGGGCAAGGAGGCGTTCCGGGACTGGATGCAGGCGCTCGCCGACAAGGCGATCAGCGAGCTGCACGGCACCCACTTCGACATCCCCGAGCAGGTCCGCCGGATCGAGTGCTGCCTCGCACCGACCAGTGACGGGGCGATCTACTACACCGGCCCGAGCGAGGACTTCTCCCGGCCCGGTCGGATGTGGTGGGCGGTGCCGCAGGGCGTCACCGACTTCTCCACCTGGCGCGAGGTGACCACGGTCTACCACGAGGGTGTGCCGGGCCACCACCTCCAGGTCGCCCAGACCGCGGTCCGTGCCGGCCTGCTCAACCGCTGGCAGCGGCTGCTCTGCTGGGTCTCCGGGCACGGTGAGGGCTGGGCGCTCTACTCCGAGCGGCTGATGGACGAGCTGGGCTACCTGGAGGACCCGGGCGACAAGCTCGGCATGCTCGACGGGCAGGCGTTCCGTGCCGCCCGGGTGATCGTCGACATCGGCATGCACCTGGAGCTGGAGATCCCCCGGGACAACCCGTTCGGCTTCCACCCGGGCGAGCGCTGGACGCCGGAGCTGGGCTGGGAGTTCATGCGGGCGCACTGCCGGGTGCCGGACGAGAACCTGCGCTTCGAGCTGAACCGCTACCTGGGCTGGCCGGGGCAGGCCCCGTCGTACAAGGTGGGCGAGCGGATCTGGTTGCAGGCGCGGGAGGAGGCGAAGGCGCGCAAGGGCGCCGACTTCGACCTCAAGGAGTTCCACCGCCAGGCGCTCGACCTGGGCTCGCTGGGGCTCGACCCGCTGCGCCGGGCGCTGAGCCGGCTCTAG
- a CDS encoding DUF6114 domain-containing protein: protein MTTADAQHARPGGFTRAWRGFRRWRRSRPFWGGLFAVLAGAEIFGTTQATLAGLTLKMGPTGFLAWLIPTILVVCGLLLWFTPQHRIFYSVIAAVTAVYSLIGVNLGGFFLGMLLGIVGAGLGFAWMPGRPASTGEQPVPAVDEGPQQDDEVEQELALVDELLPRQREEETTGVLTDILPESRNPLREVPPAEAADSTQSLPSVGPDPAHRGPKSYAILLAVAMSLAGLFALRGEEHALAAPATCPTHGPAAPTPGAADPSPAASVSASPAPAPVETGSDGNLLTDIVDGITGLLTGDHTSSSPESNGPAAPAVAAEPTETGTTPTSAEPEPSASSSAKPTTPDKPGADPCASPAPTKPKPVEPGKPLPRIAADPDQPQVAVKPAKLTGSKLAMTGLRFEGITELPTENGPLKCLKFTMAKAVTDDFVLQADGPAGRTQRYVTDQLTVEGDVAFYTTRFVARFEGIKVTLTPDLPLPDGIPITLPLKITFTEPVIDLAFVDSNTLTAKPALKLDLG from the coding sequence GTGACAACCGCGGACGCGCAGCACGCCCGACCCGGCGGGTTCACCCGGGCCTGGCGTGGTTTCCGGCGTTGGCGGCGGAGCCGGCCATTCTGGGGCGGCCTGTTCGCCGTGCTCGCCGGAGCGGAGATCTTCGGCACCACCCAGGCGACCCTGGCCGGCCTCACGCTGAAGATGGGTCCGACCGGCTTCCTCGCCTGGCTGATCCCCACCATCCTGGTGGTCTGCGGTCTGCTTCTCTGGTTCACCCCGCAGCACCGGATCTTCTACTCGGTCATCGCGGCGGTGACGGCGGTCTACTCGCTGATCGGGGTCAACCTCGGCGGCTTCTTCCTCGGCATGCTGCTGGGCATCGTGGGCGCGGGGCTCGGCTTCGCCTGGATGCCCGGCCGACCGGCGAGCACCGGCGAGCAGCCCGTACCCGCCGTCGACGAAGGGCCGCAGCAGGACGACGAGGTCGAGCAGGAACTGGCCCTCGTCGACGAGCTGCTGCCCCGGCAGCGGGAGGAGGAGACCACCGGCGTCCTCACCGACATACTGCCCGAGTCGCGTAACCCGCTGCGCGAGGTGCCCCCGGCGGAGGCTGCCGACTCCACCCAGAGCCTGCCGTCCGTCGGCCCTGACCCGGCCCACCGGGGCCCGAAGTCGTACGCGATCCTGCTGGCGGTCGCCATGTCCCTGGCCGGTCTGTTCGCGCTCCGCGGCGAGGAACACGCGCTCGCCGCTCCCGCGACCTGCCCGACCCACGGCCCGGCCGCCCCGACCCCCGGCGCGGCCGACCCGAGCCCGGCCGCGTCCGTCTCGGCCAGCCCGGCTCCGGCCCCGGTGGAGACGGGCTCGGACGGCAACCTGCTGACCGACATCGTCGATGGGATCACCGGCCTGCTCACCGGTGACCACACCTCGTCTTCGCCCGAGTCCAACGGCCCGGCCGCCCCTGCGGTCGCCGCCGAGCCGACCGAGACCGGCACCACCCCGACCAGCGCGGAGCCGGAGCCGAGCGCCAGCTCGTCGGCGAAGCCCACCACGCCGGACAAGCCGGGCGCCGACCCCTGTGCCAGCCCGGCGCCGACCAAGCCGAAGCCGGTCGAACCGGGGAAACCGCTGCCCCGGATCGCCGCTGACCCGGACCAGCCCCAGGTCGCCGTGAAGCCCGCCAAGCTCACCGGTTCCAAGTTGGCCATGACCGGGCTGCGGTTCGAGGGCATCACCGAGCTGCCCACCGAGAACGGCCCGCTCAAGTGCCTGAAGTTCACCATGGCGAAGGCCGTGACGGACGACTTCGTCCTCCAGGCCGACGGCCCGGCCGGCCGGACCCAGCGGTACGTCACCGACCAGCTCACCGTCGAAGGCGACGTCGCCTTCTACACCACCCGGTTCGTCGCGCGGTTCGAGGGCATCAAGGTCACGCTGACCCCGGACCTGCCGCTCCCGGACGGCATCCCGATCACCTTGCCGCTGAAGATCACCTTCACCGAGCCGGTGATCGATCTCGCGTTCGTCGACTCCAACACGCTCACCGCCAAGCCGGCGCTCAAGCTCGACCTGGGCTGA
- a CDS encoding tRNA adenosine deaminase-associated protein: MSYFAAAVARVDGGWTADEVNLRGATDVDEVADRLRDVEPNADLSLLFVEADDTYLVILRLDEGEDLRVFGSDSAYADESRLGALLVGDLKAPVTGLEDTDEPRPAAGADDETEQPAVDPEADPVGDADILADLGISPQKLLALCAHEGMMPADVIAEICQVLGCADEVEELREV; the protein is encoded by the coding sequence GTGTCGTACTTCGCTGCTGCCGTGGCGCGCGTTGACGGCGGCTGGACCGCCGACGAGGTGAACCTGCGGGGCGCCACCGACGTCGACGAGGTCGCCGACCGGCTGCGCGACGTCGAGCCGAACGCCGACCTGTCCCTGCTCTTCGTCGAGGCCGACGACACGTACCTGGTGATCCTGCGCCTGGACGAGGGGGAGGACCTGCGGGTCTTCGGCTCCGACTCGGCGTACGCGGACGAGTCCCGGCTGGGCGCGCTGCTGGTCGGTGACCTGAAGGCCCCGGTCACCGGCCTGGAGGACACCGACGAGCCGCGTCCGGCCGCCGGTGCCGACGACGAGACCGAACAGCCGGCGGTCGACCCGGAGGCCGACCCGGTGGGCGACGCGGACATCCTCGCTGACCTGGGCATCTCGCCGCAGAAGCTGCTGGCTCTCTGCGCACACGAGGGGATGATGCCGGCCGACGTCATCGCCGAGATCTGCCAGGTGCTCGGCTGCGCGGACGAGGTCGAGGAGCTACGTGAGGTCTGA
- a CDS encoding DUF6230 family protein, which produces MSESEDRQLRGGTRWRRFAAMAIPAAAAAGGIMFGMANGAIAANITVSGTAFKVGAERLEGDKFTQYGGVVYEKDNPTPVPIAISEIGHADLYKLCQSVDASLPGMPVVLRIEAGGGKEPATADGMLIAMESLAGDAKFTNIKIGQDASDLSAAAKAGTFGQSADHVTINGLQQVARYTTAGTFNLKGLKLKVHAFGDAAGKQCF; this is translated from the coding sequence GTGAGTGAATCGGAAGACCGCCAGCTGCGTGGCGGCACCCGCTGGCGTCGCTTCGCCGCGATGGCGATTCCCGCCGCGGCCGCCGCCGGCGGCATCATGTTCGGCATGGCCAACGGTGCCATCGCTGCCAACATCACCGTCTCCGGCACCGCGTTCAAGGTGGGTGCCGAGCGGCTTGAGGGCGACAAATTCACGCAGTACGGCGGCGTCGTGTACGAGAAGGACAACCCGACGCCGGTGCCGATCGCGATCTCCGAGATCGGCCACGCGGACCTCTACAAGCTCTGCCAGTCGGTCGACGCGAGCCTGCCCGGCATGCCCGTGGTGCTGCGGATCGAGGCCGGCGGTGGCAAGGAGCCCGCCACCGCGGACGGCATGCTGATCGCGATGGAGTCCCTCGCGGGCGACGCGAAGTTCACCAACATCAAGATCGGCCAGGACGCCAGCGACCTGAGCGCCGCGGCGAAGGCCGGCACGTTCGGTCAGAGCGCCGACCACGTGACCATCAACGGGCTCCAGCAGGTCGCCCGCTACACCACGGCCGGCACCTTCAACCTGAAGGGCCTGAAGCTGAAGGTGCACGCGTTCGGCGACGCCGCCGGCAAGCAGTGCTTCTGA
- a CDS encoding DMT family transporter: MTKDLTPDRAALRSWLPGFLALGVIWGSSFLFIKVGVTELHPLHLTLYRVATGAATLLVVLAVLRDRLPREPRIWAHLLVVAAFGVSLPFTLFGFGEQRVESMLAGIWNATTPLIVLPLAVLVFRTERLTVRRAVGLGLGFTGVLVVLGVWEGVGGSHFTGQLLCLAAAACYGVAIPYQTKFIAGSAHSGLSLSAAQVLVAAAQLAVIAPLVAGAPPVPSGLSGRVVASVLALGALGTGLAFVINLRNIRVVGASTASTATYLIPVFAVLVGAVVLGERMNWHQPVGALIVLLGVAVAQGVLGRRRSRPALGTPAAAVTEPAVRG; encoded by the coding sequence GTGACTAAGGACTTGACTCCTGACCGGGCGGCGCTGCGTAGCTGGTTGCCCGGTTTTCTCGCGCTCGGCGTGATCTGGGGCTCCAGCTTCCTCTTCATCAAGGTCGGGGTGACCGAGCTGCACCCGCTGCACCTCACCCTCTACCGGGTCGCCACCGGCGCGGCGACCCTGCTGGTGGTGCTGGCCGTGCTGCGTGACCGGCTGCCCCGCGAGCCCCGGATCTGGGCGCACCTGCTGGTGGTCGCCGCCTTCGGCGTGTCCCTGCCGTTCACCCTCTTCGGCTTCGGCGAGCAGCGGGTGGAGTCGATGCTCGCCGGCATCTGGAACGCCACCACGCCACTGATCGTGCTGCCGCTGGCGGTGCTGGTGTTCCGTACCGAGCGGCTGACCGTGCGGCGGGCGGTCGGGCTGGGGCTGGGCTTCACCGGTGTGCTGGTGGTGCTCGGCGTCTGGGAGGGCGTCGGCGGGTCGCACTTCACCGGCCAGTTGCTGTGCCTGGCAGCGGCGGCCTGCTACGGCGTCGCCATTCCGTACCAGACGAAGTTCATCGCGGGCAGCGCCCACTCCGGCCTGTCACTGTCGGCGGCGCAGGTGCTGGTCGCGGCGGCACAGCTCGCGGTGATCGCGCCGCTGGTGGCCGGGGCGCCGCCGGTGCCGTCCGGCCTCTCCGGGCGGGTGGTCGCCAGCGTGCTGGCGCTCGGCGCGCTCGGCACCGGACTGGCCTTCGTGATCAACCTGCGCAACATCCGGGTGGTCGGGGCGAGCACCGCCTCCACCGCCACGTACCTGATCCCGGTCTTCGCGGTGCTGGTCGGCGCGGTGGTGCTCGGCGAGCGGATGAACTGGCACCAACCGGTGGGCGCGCTGATCGTGCTGCTCGGCGTGGCGGTCGCGCAGGGGGTGCTCGGCCGGCGCCGGTCGCGTCCCGCGCTCGGCACTCCTGCCGCAGCGGTCACGGAGCCGGCCGTAAGGGGCTGA
- a CDS encoding PadR family transcriptional regulator, translated as MSGLSELGRFSEPAVLIMISLAAGPKHGYAMQDDIAELAGQRPGPGTLYGAIRRLEERQYIEALPEQDRRKPYRLTDTGRAVLGVELRRMRATADAGLRRLAVA; from the coding sequence TTGTCTGGACTTTCCGAGCTGGGCAGGTTCTCCGAGCCGGCGGTGCTCATCATGATCAGCCTCGCGGCGGGGCCGAAGCACGGCTACGCCATGCAGGACGACATCGCCGAGCTGGCCGGCCAACGGCCCGGGCCCGGCACGCTGTACGGCGCGATCCGGCGCCTGGAGGAGCGGCAGTACATCGAGGCCCTGCCCGAACAGGACCGGCGCAAGCCGTACCGGCTCACGGACACCGGCCGTGCGGTGCTCGGCGTGGAACTGAGACGCATGCGCGCCACGGCGGACGCGGGCCTCCGTCGGCTGGCGGTGGCCTGA
- a CDS encoding pyridoxamine 5'-phosphate oxidase family protein, with the protein MATWKQFESEAAELAKLIRERFEAAETHVLATLRKDGSPRVSGSEVDFQGPDLSFGSMLDAVKARDLQRDGRCAIHAHPAEGGDAKVAGIAIEVTGREKEAYITGSEPPGGFHAFRLDLEEAVFTSVDGDELVVRLWRPGQAVKTFRRR; encoded by the coding sequence ATGGCCACTTGGAAGCAGTTCGAGAGTGAGGCGGCCGAGCTCGCGAAGCTGATCCGGGAGCGATTCGAAGCGGCTGAGACACACGTCCTCGCAACGCTGCGGAAGGACGGGTCGCCACGCGTCAGCGGGTCGGAGGTCGACTTCCAGGGACCGGATCTGTCGTTCGGATCGATGCTCGACGCGGTCAAGGCGCGCGATCTTCAACGGGACGGCCGGTGTGCGATCCACGCGCACCCGGCCGAAGGCGGCGACGCCAAGGTTGCCGGGATCGCGATCGAGGTAACCGGTAGGGAGAAGGAGGCCTACATCACCGGAAGCGAGCCACCGGGTGGCTTCCACGCCTTTCGGCTCGACCTTGAGGAAGCGGTGTTCACGTCGGTTGACGGCGACGAACTGGTCGTCAGGCTCTGGCGACCTGGCCAGGCTGTGAAGACCTTCCGACGCAGGTGA